A stretch of the Streptomyces venezuelae genome encodes the following:
- a CDS encoding ABC transporter ATP-binding protein encodes MTNTDQPVIEVEELRRGYSGGFEAVRGISFSVARGEVFALLGTNGAGKTSTVELLEGLAAPTGGRVRVFGMDPHRERARVRPRTGVMLQEGGFPSDLSVTETVRMWAGVTSGARPGTEVLELVGLTGRASVRVKQLSGGERRRLDLALALLGRPEVLFLDEPTTGMDPEGRRATWELVRQLRDQGTTVLLTTHYLEEAEELADRLAILHEGELVLSGSPSEVAATRPARIRFTLPEGIRPALLPLSLHAAAEGQQVEIRTGRLQASLTELLRWAQQEGVELAGLDARSASLEEAFLELARSRRAVPEAAGSDTRTDHDDTMAGTR; translated from the coding sequence ATGACCAACACCGACCAGCCCGTGATCGAAGTCGAGGAGCTGCGCCGCGGCTACTCCGGGGGCTTCGAAGCCGTTCGCGGCATCTCCTTCTCCGTGGCCCGGGGCGAGGTCTTCGCCCTGCTCGGCACCAACGGCGCGGGCAAGACCTCCACCGTGGAACTGCTGGAAGGACTGGCGGCGCCGACCGGCGGCCGGGTCCGGGTCTTCGGCATGGACCCGCACCGGGAACGGGCCAGGGTCCGGCCGCGGACCGGGGTGATGCTCCAGGAGGGCGGGTTCCCCTCCGACCTGTCGGTCACCGAGACGGTACGGATGTGGGCCGGTGTGACCAGCGGGGCCCGGCCCGGCACCGAGGTGCTGGAGCTGGTCGGCCTCACCGGCCGCGCCTCGGTCCGGGTGAAGCAGCTCTCCGGCGGCGAGCGGCGGCGGCTGGACCTGGCGCTGGCCCTGCTGGGGCGGCCGGAGGTGCTGTTCCTCGACGAGCCGACCACCGGCATGGACCCGGAAGGCCGCCGGGCCACCTGGGAGTTGGTCCGGCAGCTGCGGGACCAGGGCACCACGGTGCTGCTGACCACGCACTACCTGGAGGAGGCGGAGGAGCTGGCCGACCGGCTGGCGATCCTGCACGAGGGGGAACTGGTGCTGTCCGGCAGCCCGTCCGAGGTGGCCGCCACCCGGCCGGCCCGGATCAGGTTCACCCTGCCGGAGGGGATCCGCCCCGCCCTGCTGCCGCTGTCGCTGCACGCCGCTGCCGAAGGGCAGCAGGTGGAAATCCGGACCGGCCGGCTGCAGGCCTCGCTGACCGAACTACTGCGCTGGGCCCAGCAGGAGGGGGTGGAGCTGGCCGGGCTGGACGCCAGGTCCGCCTCGCTGGAGGAGGCCTTCCTGGAGCTGGCCCGGAGCCGCCGGGCCGTCCCCGAGGCCGCCGGCAGCGACACCCGTACCGACCACGACGACACCATGGCGGGGACCCGATGA
- a CDS encoding ABC transporter permease encodes MNALTLNAGRLFALGRSELTLLIRNRAALSVALMMPLAMVFVLRSSLGEFELDGGAAAVGEATLTGGIGMVLVLVVYMNLVSAYVARREELVLKRLRTGEANDLEILAGSALPAAALALLQVVVLTVAGAAALDVRTPQNPLLLVAAVLAGIVLLAGLSAVTSAFTRNVESAGLTTLPLFLLTSVGSGLFVPLETLPDKLASACELLPLTGVMTMVRAGWLGTGEAGGAGDLTTAAVVTLAWIVIAVFAVQRWFRWEPRR; translated from the coding sequence ATGAACGCTCTGACCCTGAACGCCGGCCGGCTCTTCGCACTCGGCCGGTCCGAGCTCACCCTGCTGATCCGGAATCGGGCCGCACTGTCCGTGGCCCTGATGATGCCGCTGGCGATGGTGTTCGTCCTGCGGTCCTCACTGGGCGAGTTCGAGCTCGACGGCGGCGCGGCGGCGGTCGGAGAGGCGACGCTGACCGGCGGCATCGGGATGGTGCTGGTGCTCGTCGTCTACATGAACCTGGTCTCGGCGTACGTGGCCCGGCGCGAGGAGCTGGTGCTGAAGCGGCTGCGCACCGGCGAGGCGAACGACCTGGAGATCCTGGCCGGCAGCGCGCTGCCGGCGGCGGCGCTGGCCCTCCTCCAGGTGGTGGTGCTCACGGTGGCCGGGGCGGCTGCCCTGGACGTGCGGACCCCGCAGAACCCGCTGCTGCTGGTGGCCGCCGTGCTCGCGGGCATCGTGCTGCTGGCCGGCCTGTCCGCGGTGACCAGTGCCTTCACCCGCAATGTGGAGAGCGCGGGGCTGACCACGCTGCCGCTGTTCCTGCTCACCTCCGTGGGTTCCGGGCTCTTCGTGCCGCTGGAGACGCTGCCCGACAAGCTCGCCTCGGCATGTGAACTGCTGCCGCTCACCGGGGTGATGACCATGGTGCGGGCCGGCTGGCTGGGCACCGGGGAAGCCGGCGGCGCCGGTGATCTGACCACCGCGGCCGTGGTCACGCTGGCCTGGATCGTGATCGCCGTGTTTGCTGTGCAGCGGTGGTTCCGGTGGGAACCTCGCCGCTAG
- a CDS encoding sensor histidine kinase: MSKLTGWWSGLGSAAKVELYTRWSFHSFALVEVTAIGLGSLAGSRQPVAADLVAAAFVLAHAVLSAVVSSRALDWLLDRAERPVRPALALALVSGAATLYFLFLHARQQGDGSPADPAPTLVTGVVVFGLGSLTLCLRRMRRMVYLAPAAAVVTGLGGLAVGVPFADSVGYMVGLLFGCALITFTCGFSAWLVKTVWELDRSRELGARLAVAEERLRFGRDMHDVMGRNLAVIALKSELAVQLARRGRPEAVDQMVEVQRIAQESQREVRDVVRGYREADLAVELDGARGVLRAAGIDCRVELRDRRELPAPVQSALGWVVREGTTNVLRHGDARSCVIRLAPEDEGEGTAEDGGKGLGLGLGLALVIENDGVPAGPAGRDGSGLAGLRERLAALGGTLEAGTVAGGRFRLRAGIPGDRLRVDMAEFPEQGVVRA; the protein is encoded by the coding sequence GTGTCAAAGCTGACCGGGTGGTGGAGCGGCCTTGGCAGTGCGGCCAAGGTGGAGCTGTACACGCGGTGGTCCTTCCACAGCTTCGCGCTGGTGGAGGTCACGGCGATCGGGCTGGGCTCCCTGGCCGGCAGCAGGCAGCCCGTCGCGGCGGACCTGGTCGCCGCGGCGTTCGTCCTGGCGCACGCCGTGCTGAGCGCGGTGGTCTCCTCCCGGGCACTGGACTGGCTGCTGGACCGGGCGGAGCGGCCGGTCCGGCCGGCCCTGGCCCTGGCCCTGGTGAGCGGTGCGGCCACGCTGTACTTCCTCTTCCTGCACGCGCGGCAGCAAGGGGACGGCAGCCCCGCCGACCCGGCGCCCACCCTGGTGACGGGGGTGGTCGTCTTCGGGCTCGGCTCACTGACCCTGTGCCTGCGCCGGATGCGGCGGATGGTCTACCTCGCACCGGCCGCGGCGGTGGTCACCGGGCTGGGCGGGTTGGCGGTGGGGGTGCCCTTCGCCGATTCCGTCGGGTACATGGTGGGCCTGCTGTTCGGCTGCGCCCTGATCACGTTCACCTGCGGGTTCTCCGCCTGGCTGGTGAAGACCGTATGGGAGCTGGACCGTTCGCGGGAGCTGGGGGCACGGCTGGCGGTGGCCGAGGAGCGGCTGCGGTTCGGCCGGGACATGCACGACGTGATGGGCCGGAACCTGGCGGTGATCGCGCTGAAGAGCGAACTGGCGGTGCAGCTGGCGCGGCGCGGCCGGCCGGAGGCGGTGGACCAGATGGTCGAGGTGCAGCGGATCGCGCAGGAATCGCAGCGCGAGGTGCGGGACGTGGTGCGCGGCTACCGGGAGGCGGACCTCGCGGTGGAACTGGACGGGGCGCGCGGGGTGCTGCGGGCGGCCGGCATCGACTGCCGGGTGGAGCTGCGGGACCGGCGCGAGCTGCCGGCTCCGGTGCAGTCGGCGCTGGGCTGGGTGGTCCGGGAGGGCACCACCAATGTGCTGCGGCACGGGGACGCGCGGAGCTGTGTGATCCGGCTGGCGCCGGAGGACGAGGGCGAGGGCACGGCCGAGGACGGGGGCAAGGGCTTGGGCTTGGGCTTGGGCCTGGCCCTGGTCATCGAGAACGACGGGGTGCCGGCCGGGCCCGCGGGCCGGGACGGATCGGGCCTGGCCGGGCTGCGGGAACGGCTGGCCGCGCTGGGTGGCACGCTGGAGGCCGGGACGGTCGCGGGGGGCCGGTTCCGGTTGCGGGCGGGCATTCCGGGCGACCGGCTGCGGGTGGACATGGCGGAGTTTCCTGAACAGGGGGTGGTGCGGGCGTGA
- a CDS encoding response regulator transcription factor: MTRVRVLLADDEHLIRGAVAALLALEDDLLVVAEAASGPEALAMARAHRPDVAVLDLQMPGADGVSVATALRAELPDCKTMIVTSHGRPGHLKRALSAGVRAFAPKTVSAQKLAEIIRTVYGGGRYVDPELAADAISAGDSPLTAREAEVLELAADGAPIAEIAERAALSQGTVRNYLSAAAAKLGAENRHAAVRLARERGWV, from the coding sequence GTGACCCGCGTACGGGTGCTGCTGGCCGACGACGAGCATCTGATCCGGGGTGCGGTCGCCGCGCTGCTGGCGCTGGAGGACGACCTGCTGGTCGTCGCGGAGGCCGCCTCGGGGCCGGAAGCGCTGGCGATGGCCCGGGCGCACCGGCCGGATGTGGCGGTGCTGGATCTCCAGATGCCGGGGGCGGACGGTGTGAGTGTCGCCACAGCCCTGCGGGCCGAACTCCCGGACTGCAAGACCATGATCGTGACCAGTCACGGCCGCCCCGGGCATCTGAAGCGGGCCCTGTCCGCGGGGGTGCGGGCCTTTGCCCCGAAGACCGTTTCGGCCCAGAAACTGGCCGAGATCATCCGGACCGTGTACGGCGGAGGGCGGTATGTGGACCCGGAGTTGGCGGCGGATGCGATCAGCGCCGGGGACTCCCCGCTGACCGCCCGAGAGGCCGAGGTGCTGGAACTCGCGGCGGACGGGGCGCCGATCGCGGAGATCGCCGAGCGGGCGGCGCTGTCCCAGGGGACGGTCCGGAACTACCTCTCGGCGGCGGCTGCGAAGCTGGGTGCGGAGAACCGTCATGCGGCAGTGCGTCTCGCACGCGAGCGAGGTTGGGTATAG
- a CDS encoding phosphoribosylaminoimidazolesuccinocarboxamide synthase — MSGFVEKPEPVQVPGLVHLHTGKVRDLYRDEEGRLIMVASDRMSAYDWVLPTEIPDKGRVLTQLSLWWFGQLADLVPNHVIGTDLPAGAPADWAGRTLVCKNLDMVPVECVARGYLTGSGLTEYRKTRTVCGLALPEGLVDGSELPAPIFTPATKAEVGEHDENVSYEEVARQVGPETAALLRQTTLAVYGRARDIARERGIILADTKFEFGFDETGTLVAADEVLTPDSSRFWPADLWQPGRSQPSYDKQFVRDWLSSPASGWDRTAELPPPALPAEIVEQTRAKYIEAYERLTGQHWTHSGPANGS, encoded by the coding sequence GTGTCCGGATTCGTCGAAAAGCCCGAGCCGGTTCAGGTTCCGGGCCTCGTCCACCTCCACACCGGCAAGGTCCGCGACCTCTACCGGGACGAGGAGGGCCGGCTCATCATGGTCGCCAGCGACCGGATGTCCGCCTACGACTGGGTGCTGCCCACCGAGATCCCGGACAAGGGCCGCGTCCTCACCCAGCTCTCCCTCTGGTGGTTCGGCCAGCTCGCGGACCTCGTCCCGAACCACGTCATCGGCACCGACCTGCCGGCCGGCGCCCCCGCCGACTGGGCCGGCCGCACCCTGGTCTGCAAGAACCTCGACATGGTCCCGGTCGAGTGCGTGGCCCGCGGCTACCTGACCGGCTCCGGCCTCACCGAGTACCGCAAGACCCGCACGGTCTGCGGACTCGCCCTCCCCGAGGGCCTGGTGGACGGCTCCGAGCTGCCCGCTCCGATCTTCACCCCGGCCACCAAGGCCGAGGTCGGCGAGCACGACGAGAACGTCTCCTACGAGGAGGTCGCTCGCCAGGTCGGCCCCGAGACGGCTGCCCTGCTGCGCCAGACCACCCTCGCCGTCTACGGCCGGGCCCGGGACATCGCCCGCGAGCGCGGGATCATCCTCGCGGACACCAAGTTCGAGTTCGGCTTCGACGAGACCGGCACCCTGGTCGCCGCCGACGAGGTGCTGACCCCCGACTCCTCCCGCTTCTGGCCGGCCGACCTGTGGCAGCCCGGCCGCTCCCAGCCCTCGTACGACAAGCAGTTCGTGCGGGATTGGCTGAGCTCGCCCGCCTCCGGCTGGGACCGCACCGCCGAACTGCCGCCGCCCGCCCTGCCCGCCGAGATCGTCGAGCAGACCCGGGCCAAGTACATCGAGGCGTACGAGCGGCTCACCGGCCAGCACTGGACCCACAGCGGACCGGCGAACGGCTCCTGA
- a CDS encoding N,N-dimethylformamidase beta subunit family domain-containing protein, translating into MAADQIRRWESGALAHAVSDPFGQGPLPWFRGSELYFGDTGQVVPWYVDPAATGSAGSAGSAGSSGPAGSTAAGRIPTPRERTNGPRTADDVHRQIKGFASTGAVTPGEAIDFHITVDPPQQFSVDIYRIGHYGGDGASKIHSSPRLSGIVQPAPLTADRTVSCHHWWLSWRLQVPAYWNVGAYVAVLTTADGYRSHIPFTVRDDHPADLLLLLPDITWQAYNLYPEDGRTGASLYHAWDEDGRLLGEEDAATTVSFDRPYAGAGLPLHVGHAYDFIRWAERYGYDLAYADTRDLHAGRIDPARYRGLVFPGHDEYWSVPMRRTAERARDHGTSLVFLSANTMYWQVELSPSPSGVPDRLLTCRKRRGPGRTALWREVDRPEQQLLGIQYAGRVPEPAPLIVRNAGHWLWESTGAVENDELDGLVAGEADRYFPRTQLPEHQDRILLAHSPYEDGDGHRRHQETSLYRAPSGALVFASGTFAWSPALDRPGHVDERVQRATANLLDRICKRD; encoded by the coding sequence ATGGCTGCGGACCAGATCCGGCGATGGGAATCGGGCGCGCTCGCACACGCGGTGAGCGACCCCTTCGGCCAGGGACCCCTCCCATGGTTCCGCGGCAGCGAGCTGTACTTCGGCGACACCGGCCAGGTGGTCCCCTGGTACGTCGACCCGGCCGCGACCGGCTCGGCGGGCTCGGCGGGCTCGGCCGGATCGAGCGGCCCGGCCGGCTCCACCGCAGCGGGCCGGATCCCGACGCCCCGTGAGCGCACCAACGGCCCCCGGACCGCCGACGACGTACACCGCCAGATCAAGGGCTTCGCCTCCACCGGGGCCGTCACCCCCGGCGAGGCCATCGACTTCCACATCACCGTGGACCCGCCCCAGCAGTTCTCGGTCGACATCTACCGGATCGGGCACTACGGCGGCGACGGCGCCTCCAAGATCCACTCCAGCCCGCGCCTCTCCGGGATCGTCCAGCCCGCCCCGCTCACCGCCGACCGCACGGTCTCCTGCCACCACTGGTGGCTGTCCTGGCGGCTCCAGGTCCCCGCTTACTGGAACGTCGGCGCCTATGTCGCCGTCCTCACCACCGCCGACGGCTACCGTTCCCACATCCCCTTCACGGTCAGGGACGACCACCCCGCCGATCTGCTGCTCCTGCTCCCGGACATCACCTGGCAGGCCTACAACCTCTACCCCGAGGACGGCCGTACCGGCGCCAGCCTGTACCACGCCTGGGACGAGGACGGCCGGCTGCTCGGGGAGGAGGACGCGGCCACCACCGTCTCCTTCGACCGCCCGTATGCCGGAGCCGGCCTGCCCCTCCACGTGGGCCACGCCTACGACTTCATCCGCTGGGCCGAGCGCTACGGCTACGACCTCGCCTACGCCGACACCCGCGACCTGCACGCCGGCCGCATCGACCCGGCCCGCTACCGGGGCCTGGTCTTCCCCGGCCACGACGAGTACTGGTCCGTGCCCATGCGCCGCACCGCCGAACGCGCCCGCGACCACGGCACCTCGCTGGTGTTCCTCTCCGCCAACACCATGTACTGGCAGGTCGAACTCAGCCCCTCCCCCTCCGGGGTGCCCGACCGGCTCCTCACCTGCCGAAAACGCCGCGGCCCCGGCCGCACCGCCCTGTGGCGCGAGGTGGACCGCCCCGAGCAGCAGCTGCTCGGCATCCAGTACGCCGGCCGCGTCCCCGAACCCGCCCCGCTGATCGTCCGCAACGCCGGCCACTGGCTGTGGGAATCCACCGGAGCGGTGGAGAACGACGAGCTCGACGGCCTGGTCGCGGGCGAGGCCGACCGCTACTTCCCCCGCACCCAGCTCCCCGAGCACCAGGACCGGATCCTGCTCGCCCACTCCCCGTACGAGGACGGCGACGGCCACCGCCGCCACCAGGAGACCTCCCTCTACCGCGCGCCCAGCGGCGCCCTGGTCTTCGCCTCCGGCACTTTTGCCTGGTCACCGGCGCTCGACCGGCCCGGCCATGTCGACGAGCGGGTCCAGCGGGCCACGGCCAATCTCCTCGACCGGATCTGTAAGCGCGACTGA
- the purD gene encoding phosphoribosylamine--glycine ligase — MKVLVIGGGAREHALCRSLSLDPDVTALYCAPGNAGIADVAELREVDALDGDAVARLAGELGADLVVVGPEAPLVAGVADAVRAAGIPVFGPSGEAAQLEGSKAFAKGVMAAAGVPTARSYVCTTAEEIDAALDAFGPPYVVKDDGLAAGKGVVVTEDLTAAREHALACDRVVIEEYLDGPEVSLFAITDGVTVLPLQPAQDFKRALDGDEGPNTGGMGAYSPLPWADPKLVEEVMATVLQPTVDELRHRGTPFSGLLYAGLAITSRGVRVIEFNARFGDPETQVVLARLRTPLGSVLLNAANGTLDAEPPLNWREDAAVTVVVASHNYPGTPRTGDPIEGLDEVAAQDGPAAYVLHAGTRQEGGSVVSAGGRVLSVTATGSDLAEARERAYKAVGRIRLAGSQHRTDIAAKAAEGR, encoded by the coding sequence GTGAAGGTCCTCGTCATCGGCGGCGGCGCCCGCGAACACGCCCTGTGCCGCTCTCTGTCCCTCGACCCCGACGTCACCGCGCTCTACTGCGCCCCCGGTAATGCGGGGATCGCGGACGTGGCCGAGCTGCGGGAGGTGGACGCCCTCGACGGCGACGCCGTGGCCCGGCTGGCCGGTGAGCTCGGCGCCGATCTGGTCGTCGTCGGCCCGGAGGCCCCGCTGGTCGCCGGGGTTGCCGACGCCGTCCGCGCGGCCGGCATCCCCGTCTTCGGCCCGTCCGGCGAGGCCGCGCAGCTGGAGGGCTCCAAGGCCTTCGCCAAGGGTGTGATGGCCGCGGCCGGCGTGCCGACCGCCCGCAGCTACGTCTGCACCACCGCCGAGGAGATCGACGCCGCCCTCGACGCCTTCGGCCCCCCGTACGTGGTCAAGGACGACGGCCTGGCAGCCGGCAAGGGCGTCGTCGTCACCGAGGACCTCACCGCCGCCCGCGAGCACGCGCTGGCCTGCGACCGCGTGGTCATCGAGGAGTACCTGGACGGCCCCGAGGTCTCGCTGTTCGCCATCACCGACGGCGTCACCGTGCTCCCGCTGCAGCCCGCCCAGGACTTCAAGCGCGCCCTCGACGGCGACGAAGGCCCCAACACGGGCGGCATGGGCGCCTACTCCCCGCTGCCCTGGGCCGACCCCAAGCTGGTCGAGGAGGTGATGGCCACCGTTCTGCAGCCGACCGTCGACGAGCTGCGCCACCGCGGCACCCCCTTCTCCGGCCTGCTCTACGCCGGCCTCGCGATCACCTCCCGCGGAGTCCGGGTGATCGAGTTCAACGCGCGCTTCGGCGACCCGGAGACCCAGGTGGTGCTGGCCCGGCTGCGCACCCCGCTGGGCAGCGTCCTGCTGAACGCCGCCAACGGCACCCTGGACGCCGAGCCGCCGCTGAACTGGCGCGAGGACGCGGCCGTCACCGTGGTCGTCGCCTCCCACAACTACCCGGGCACCCCGCGCACCGGAGACCCGATCGAGGGCCTGGACGAGGTCGCCGCCCAGGACGGCCCGGCGGCGTACGTCCTGCACGCCGGCACCCGCCAGGAGGGTGGCAGCGTCGTCAGTGCGGGCGGCCGGGTCCTCTCCGTCACCGCGACCGGTTCCGATCTGGCGGAGGCCCGGGAGAGGGCGTATAAGGCGGTCGGGCGGATCCGGCTGGCCGGTTCCCAGCACCGTACGGACATCGCGGCCAAGGCGGCCGAAGGGCGCTGA
- a CDS encoding DNA polymerase III subunit gamma and tau, translated as MSSLALYRRYRPESFAEVIGQEHVTAPLMQALRNNRVNHAYLFSGPRGCGKTTSARILARCLNCEQGPTPTPCGECQSCRDLARNGPGSIDVIEIDAASHGGVDDARDLREKAFFGPASSRYKIYIIDEAHMVTSAGFNALLKVVEEPPEHLKFIFATTEPEKVIGTIRSRTHHYPFRLVPPGTLREYLGEVCGREGIPVEDGVLPLVVRAGAGSVRDSMSVMDQLLAGAGEAGVTYAMATALLGYTDGSLLDSVVDAFAAGDGAAAFEVVDRVVEGGNDPRRFVADLLERLRDLVILAAVPDAGEKGLIDAPADVVERMQAQASVFGAAELSRAADLVNTGLTEMRGATSPRLQLELICARVLLPAAFDDERSFQARLDRLERGGMAMAVPPAGAPAMGYVPGPEAHAMAPVAPVAPAQQVAPGGGPAAARAAVRPQPAGAVPAAGAAGASGPAAGVPGPAEGVQPAAAAAAAPVQAESAPAAAPGAWPGAAVPGAGAPAQPAAPAAPAAPAAPAAPAPGAWPGAAQPGAWPGAAQPGSGAPAAAAPAPQQAAAAPAPAPAPAPAAAAPGMAAGAGQVQAMWPSILEAVKNRRRFTWILLSQNAQVSGFDGTTLQLGFPNPGARDNFSSSGSEDVLKAVLAEQFQVHWKIEAVLGGGAPAPAAGGYTAPAAPAYTPPPVQAQPPAPAPAPAPSPAYTPAPAAAPPRPEPAPAAPAPVAPEDDVPEADDPDLVESALTGHDLIVRELGATVVEEYTNE; from the coding sequence GTGTCGTCCCTTGCGCTGTACCGCCGCTATCGCCCCGAGTCGTTCGCCGAGGTCATCGGGCAGGAGCATGTCACTGCCCCGCTGATGCAGGCCCTGCGGAACAACCGGGTCAATCACGCGTACCTGTTCAGCGGGCCGCGCGGCTGTGGAAAGACGACCAGCGCGCGCATCCTCGCCCGGTGCCTGAACTGTGAGCAAGGTCCCACCCCGACTCCCTGCGGGGAGTGCCAGTCCTGCCGTGACCTGGCCAGGAACGGCCCGGGCTCGATCGATGTCATCGAGATCGACGCCGCCTCGCACGGTGGCGTGGACGACGCCCGCGACCTGCGGGAAAAGGCGTTCTTCGGGCCGGCGAGCAGCCGGTACAAGATCTACATCATCGACGAGGCCCACATGGTCACCTCGGCGGGCTTCAACGCCCTGCTGAAGGTGGTCGAGGAGCCGCCGGAGCACCTCAAGTTCATCTTCGCGACCACGGAGCCGGAGAAGGTCATCGGGACCATCCGGTCCCGGACGCACCATTACCCCTTCCGGCTGGTCCCGCCCGGGACGCTCCGGGAGTACCTCGGCGAGGTCTGCGGGCGCGAGGGCATTCCCGTCGAGGACGGGGTGCTGCCGCTCGTGGTGCGGGCCGGTGCGGGGTCGGTGCGTGACTCGATGTCCGTCATGGACCAGCTGCTGGCCGGTGCCGGCGAAGCCGGTGTGACATACGCCATGGCGACCGCGCTCCTCGGATATACGGACGGCTCGCTGCTGGACTCGGTGGTGGACGCGTTCGCGGCCGGGGACGGCGCCGCGGCCTTCGAGGTGGTCGACCGGGTCGTCGAGGGCGGGAACGACCCCCGGCGGTTCGTCGCCGACCTGCTGGAGCGGCTGCGGGACCTGGTGATCCTGGCGGCCGTCCCGGACGCGGGGGAGAAGGGCCTGATCGACGCGCCCGCGGATGTGGTCGAGCGGATGCAGGCGCAGGCCTCGGTGTTCGGCGCGGCCGAACTGTCGCGGGCGGCCGATCTGGTCAACACCGGGCTGACCGAGATGCGCGGGGCGACCTCGCCCCGGCTGCAGCTGGAGCTGATCTGTGCGCGGGTGCTGCTGCCCGCGGCCTTCGACGACGAGCGGTCCTTCCAGGCCCGGCTCGACCGGCTGGAGCGCGGCGGCATGGCGATGGCAGTACCGCCGGCCGGCGCACCGGCGATGGGGTACGTGCCCGGGCCCGAGGCGCATGCGATGGCGCCGGTCGCGCCGGTCGCGCCGGCGCAGCAGGTGGCTCCGGGCGGTGGGCCGGCGGCTGCCCGCGCGGCGGTACGTCCGCAGCCAGCGGGGGCAGTTCCGGCGGCAGGGGCCGCCGGGGCCTCCGGGCCTGCCGCCGGAGTTCCCGGACCCGCGGAGGGCGTGCAGCCCGCTGCTGCTGCCGCTGCCGCGCCCGTTCAGGCCGAATCCGCTCCGGCCGCCGCGCCCGGGGCCTGGCCCGGAGCCGCGGTGCCGGGGGCCGGTGCCCCCGCTCAGCCGGCCGCCCCCGCAGCCCCGGCCGCCCCCGCGGCACCTGCCGCCCCGGCGCCCGGCGCATGGCCCGGAGCGGCGCAGCCCGGGGCCTGGCCTGGGGCCGCCCAGCCCGGCTCCGGTGCTCCGGCCGCCGCCGCGCCCGCCCCTCAGCAGGCCGCCGCCGCCCCCGCACCGGCCCCGGCTCCCGCACCCGCCGCGGCGGCACCCGGCATGGCCGCCGGTGCCGGGCAGGTCCAGGCGATGTGGCCGAGCATCCTGGAGGCCGTCAAGAACCGCCGCCGGTTCACCTGGATCCTGCTCAGCCAGAACGCCCAGGTCAGCGGCTTCGACGGGACCACCCTGCAGCTGGGCTTCCCCAACCCGGGGGCCCGGGACAACTTCTCCAGCAGCGGCAGCGAGGACGTCCTCAAGGCGGTACTGGCCGAGCAGTTCCAGGTGCACTGGAAGATCGAGGCCGTACTCGGCGGCGGCGCGCCCGCCCCGGCCGCCGGGGGGTACACCGCCCCGGCCGCGCCCGCCTACACCCCGCCGCCCGTCCAGGCCCAGCCCCCGGCTCCGGCCCCCGCCCCGGCGCCTTCACCCGCGTACACCCCGGCCCCCGCCGCAGCCCCGCCGCGGCCGGAGCCGGCCCCGGCGGCACCCGCTCCGGTCGCGCCCGAGGACGACGTACCGGAAGCGGACGACCCGGATCTCGTCGAGAGCGCGCTCACCGGTCACGACCTGATCGTGCGCGAGCTCGGGGCCACCGTGGTGGAGGAATATACGAACGAGTAG